The window CCGGAGGGGAGGAAGCCGCGGGCCGGGTCCTCGGCGCAGATACGGGCCTCCACCGCGTGACCGGTCAGGGTCACGTCCTCCTGGGCGAAACCGAGAGGCTCGCCGGCCGCCACCCGCAGCTGCCACTCGACCAGGTCCAGGCCGGTGATCAGCTCCGTGACCGGGTGTTCCACCTGGAGACGGGTGTTCATCTCCATGAAGTAGTACGAGGACGGGTCGCCGCCGTTGACGATGAACTCCACCGTGCCCGCGCCCCGGTAGCCGCAGGAGCGGGCCGCCTGGACCGCCGCCTCGCCCATCGCGGCACGCGTCCCCTCGTCGAGGAGGACGCTCGGCGCCTCCTCGATGATCTTCTGGTGGCGGCGCTGGAGGGAGCACTCGCGCTCGCCCAGGTGCACGACATTGCCGTGTCCGTCGGCCAGGACCTGGATCTCGATGTGCCGGGGGCGGTCGATCCAGCGCTCCACCAGGAGCGTGTCGTCGCCGAAGGAGGCGCGGGCCTCGCGGCGGGCCGAGGCGATCTCCTCCTCCAGCCGGGTCAGGTCCCGCACCAGGCGCATGCCCTTGCCGCCGCCGCCCGCGCTCGGCTTCAGCAGCACGGGCGCGCCCAGCTCACGGGCTGCCTCGGCCAGGTCCGGGTCGCGTCCACCGGGAACCACGGGGACCCCGGCGGCCATGACGGTCTCCTTGGCGCGGATCTTGTCGCCCATGAGGGAGATCGCGTCCGCCGGAGGGCCGATGAAGACCAGGCCCGCCTCGGTGCACGCCCGCGCGAAGGCGGCGTTCTCGGCGAGGAAGCCGTAGCCGGGGTGGACCGCCTGGGCGCCGGTGCGGGCGGCGGCCTCCAGCAGGCGCTCCGCCGACAGATAGCTCTCCGACGCCGGGGCCGGGCCGATCCGCACCGCCGTGTCCGCCTCGCGGACATGCCGGGCGTCGGCGTCCGCGTCGGAGAAGACGGCCACCGAGCGCACGCCCATCGACCGCAGCGTACGGATGACGCGTACGGCGATCTCGCCCCGGTTGGCCACAAGCACTGTCTCGAACATCGTCGTCCGTCCCCTCACATCCGGAAGACGCCGAACTGGGGGTCACCCAGGGGCGCGTTGGCGCACGCGGTCAGGGCCAGTCCCAGGACCTGACGGGTGTCCAGCGGGTCGATCACACCGTCGTCCCAGAGGCGGGCCGACGCGTAGTAGGCGCTGCCCTGCCGCTCGTACTGGGCGCGGATCGGGGCCTTGAAGGCGTCCTCGTCCGCCGCCGGCCAGGACTCGCCGCGCGCCTCCAGCTGGTCGCGCTTGACGGTCGCGAGGACCGAGGCGGCCTGCTCGCCGCCCATGACGGAGATCTTGGCGTTCGGCCACATCCACAGGAAGCGGGGGGAGTACGCCCTGCCGCACATCGAGTAGTTGCCCGCGCCGTAGGAGCCGCCCACCACGACCGTCAGCTTCGGCACGCGGGTGCAGGCCACCGCCGTGACCATCTTGGCGCCGTGCTTGGCGATGCCGCCCGCCTCGTAGTCCTTGCCGACCATGAAGCCGGAGATGTTCTGGAGGAAGACCAGGGGGATGCCGCGCTGGTCGCACAGCTCGATGAAGTGGGCGCCCTTCTGGGCGGACTCGGAGAACAGGATGCCGTTGTTGGCGACGATGCCCACCGGGTGGCCGTGGATCCGGGCGAAGCCGGTGACCAGGGTCTGGCCGAACTCGGACTTGAACTCGGCGAACCGGGAGCCGTCGACGACCCGGGCGATGATCTCGCGCACGTCGTAGGGCGTGCGCGAGTCGACCGGGACCGCGCCGTAGAGGCTCTGGGGGTCGACCTTGGGTTCCGTCGCCTGCGTGACCTCCCAGGGGAGCGTCCCGCGCGCGGGGAGCGTGGAGACGATGGTGCGGACGATGCGCAGGGCGTGCGCGTCGTTCTCCGCGAGGTGGTCGGTGACGCCCGAGACGCGGGAGTGGACCTCGCCGCCGCCCAGCTCCTCCGCGGTGACGACCTCGCCGGTGGCCGCCTTCACCAGGGGCGGGCCGCCGAGGAAGATCGTGCCCTGCTCGCGGACGATCACCGCCTCGTCGCTCATCGCCGGGACGTACGCCCCGCCGGCCGTGCAGGAGCCGAGGACGGCGGCGATCTGGGGGATGCCGGCGCCGGACATACGGGCCTGGTTGTAGAAGATCCGGCCGAAGTGGTCGCGGTCGGGGAAGACCTCGTCCTGCATGGGGAGGAAGGCGCCGCCGGAGTCCACGAGGTAGACACAGGGGAGGCGGTTGTCGAGGGCGACCTCCTGGGCGCGGAGGTGCTTCTTGACCGTCATCGGGTAATACGTGCCGCCCTTGACGGTGGCGTCGTTGGCGATGATCACGGTCTCGCGGCCGCTGACCCGGCCGATGCCGGCGATGACACCGGCGGCCGGGGCCTGGTCCTCGTACATCCCGTCGGCCGCGAGCGGGGCCAGCTCCAGGAAGGGTGAGCCCGCGTCGAGGAGGGTGTCGACGCGGTCGCGGGGGAGCAGCTTGCCGCGCGCGGTGTGGCGGGCGCGGGACTTCTCGCCGCCGCCCTGGGCCGCTCG of the Streptomyces koelreuteriae genome contains:
- a CDS encoding acetyl/propionyl/methylcrotonyl-CoA carboxylase subunit alpha, producing MFETVLVANRGEIAVRVIRTLRSMGVRSVAVFSDADADARHVREADTAVRIGPAPASESYLSAERLLEAAARTGAQAVHPGYGFLAENAAFARACTEAGLVFIGPPADAISLMGDKIRAKETVMAAGVPVVPGGRDPDLAEAARELGAPVLLKPSAGGGGKGMRLVRDLTRLEEEIASARREARASFGDDTLLVERWIDRPRHIEIQVLADGHGNVVHLGERECSLQRRHQKIIEEAPSVLLDEGTRAAMGEAAVQAARSCGYRGAGTVEFIVNGGDPSSYYFMEMNTRLQVEHPVTELITGLDLVEWQLRVAAGEPLGFAQEDVTLTGHAVEARICAEDPARGFLPSGGTVLRLREPQGDGIRTDSGLTEGTEVGSLYDPMLSKVIAYGPDRATALRKLRSALAETVTLGVQTNAGFLRRLLAHPAVIAGDLDTGLVEREVEGLIPTDVPEEVYEAAAAVRLEALTPEPGGWTDPFSVPSGWRLGRRPKPPSFHLRVQEELEHTPRGTAAVTGDHVSVTLDGVRHAFHRAADWLGRDGDAWHVRDHDPVAASLSRAAHAGADSLTAPMPGTVTVVKVAVGDEVTAGQSLLVVEAMKMEHVISAPHAGKVTELDVAPGSTVAMDQVLAVIAPHEEAE
- a CDS encoding carboxyl transferase domain-containing protein — protein: MYEAPELTTAADPASEPFRANEEAHRTLVDELRAKLARAAQGGGEKSRARHTARGKLLPRDRVDTLLDAGSPFLELAPLAADGMYEDQAPAAGVIAGIGRVSGRETVIIANDATVKGGTYYPMTVKKHLRAQEVALDNRLPCVYLVDSGGAFLPMQDEVFPDRDHFGRIFYNQARMSGAGIPQIAAVLGSCTAGGAYVPAMSDEAVIVREQGTIFLGGPPLVKAATGEVVTAEELGGGEVHSRVSGVTDHLAENDAHALRIVRTIVSTLPARGTLPWEVTQATEPKVDPQSLYGAVPVDSRTPYDVREIIARVVDGSRFAEFKSEFGQTLVTGFARIHGHPVGIVANNGILFSESAQKGAHFIELCDQRGIPLVFLQNISGFMVGKDYEAGGIAKHGAKMVTAVACTRVPKLTVVVGGSYGAGNYSMCGRAYSPRFLWMWPNAKISVMGGEQAASVLATVKRDQLEARGESWPAADEDAFKAPIRAQYERQGSAYYASARLWDDGVIDPLDTRQVLGLALTACANAPLGDPQFGVFRM